TTCTGAAGATCTGCAGTTGTTAACATGTGGACTTGCTATAAGAGAGATAAAAAGGTAAGAATTTTATGTTTTCCCGGGCTGTTTTCATTGATCACCTTCACTATACTAGGACAGAGAATACCAAAGAAGGCCTGTGACACACCTACCGATTAAGGTATTTTTGTAGATATTTTCCATTTGAGTAAATCCTGATGGACATCAAAATTGATAGGAAGACCCAAGTGAATAAGTCTCCAGGGACTGTACTGCCCATCTATTTGAGTACTCACAGAAGTTTGAAAATAAGAATTAGTGTCTCTGATATTTCCCTACATacaaaatgagaataataattgttttgttatcaCGGGAGGGTTACTAATATCCTGTAATGTTTAAAGTATGCTCTAAGCAAAGCAAATTCTGTGAATTCAAAAGTTTGTGAGAACCCACCAGTCAACAAGGCATTGTGCTAAGCAGAAACATGTGCCTAACTGAACTTCTTCCACTCAGGTGCTTCACCATTTCTTGTGACTACCTCTCTGAACAGTACTTCTAGTCCAAACGAGGAAGATTTGTGAtattgtcatcttccaaatggaTCACTTCACTCCTAACACAAAAAGGTAACAACATAACGTATGCTATATGAAGGCTATCTACTTGGTTCTTTACAAAAAGTTTGTTTCTACTCTTGTGGTTCAGACAAGGGCAGCTTCACATTCTGCCAATAATCCACTACAAAAACTTGAGCACTCTTCTCTGTGGAACAATAATTAAAGGTATTTGCAATTGTTCTGTTTGCCAAAAGGGATGCAGTCAGCATCACCTTAAATTATACTGCAAATTAGTATTTCAACTCTTACTCCAAGTATTGATTACTAGCCAACAATGGAAAACAGTGGTCTTTGAAGGATGCCGTGAAATGATCACCCAAAATATCTTACAATGGAAGCTTCTGCCACAGTCATAGATTTTAAGGCTGTGTATGCATACTTAACTTGTGTGTAGACCCCATCTATATCAGTTCAATATAATTTTGAGACAGCATAGGCAAGGTATGAATACGTAATACTCTGTATACCTTGACTCATTCTTCTTTCTgcccttcctttatttttccggATTGACACTACTTGTTCCATCTCTTCTCCAGATTTTCACAGGTGAAGGAGTGGATTTTCAGACTGACCGGCTTCCTTTGCAGCCTCTTATCTTCAGGATTTGGAATAATCCTCGCAAGCAGTCGATACTGGCGCCTTTGGGAATTCAACAGTAAGGTTGTTCAGTTGGTGTACTTCGGACTCTGGGAAGCTTATTACCATCAGGAGTTTAACATCTCTGGTTCTGTGACCAGGATTCTGGTGCATAGCCCTATCAACGCGACCTGGACCATTTCACCCGAATTTCGATGTGCACAGAGCTTGATCTTACTGGCTATGTTGATAAAACCTGTTGTGTTGATTTTTAGCTCAGCAATCATTAAGGTCCGAATTATCAAAGCTTCAGTCCCTGATATTGAGATACTCTGCTACAAGTTCTGTGTCTTAATTCTGGTTCTCAGCAGCCTTTGTACAGTTCTTTCTGTGACCTGGAACCATGTAACAGATCTTTATGGCAAAACCACTCTTGATTTTCCAGCCACCTTTCCTGTTAACAAAGTAGCCCTTATGAAGAAACATCACACTCATGTGTTCTCCCTAGGGGTCATGACAACCGCTCTGTCACTCCTTGCTATAATTATGTTCCTCTTTGAAATAAGGTCATTGAAACTACAGAGTAACCCAAATGTCCAGCATGTTTCCAAACAGGCTGATCAAAAGATCTGAAATCAGAGATATGGCCTTGGCAAATGTGCCATGTAACTCACTGCTCAAATTTCCTACAACCACATTGATGCTCTTgcaatattttacttatttcaaataaaatatcactttgATTTGGGGGCTGTGTCTCAAGTTTGTATCTTCTTCTACCTACTGAATGTGTTCCCTTCTTTAAAGGTAGTCACATGCCAAACTCTGCATGAAATATGTTTTCAGATAGTGCCAACTCCCTATGGCAAGAAAGGGTACTGATGAAATGAGAATGACATAAATCAAAGAACCAACCCTAAGGTGAGAACTttgctgttaaaaaataaaatacaatacacAGGAGCATAAGTATGTATCAGGTAAGCCTTCATGTGTATGGAGAGCAGAACAGTACTTCTTACCCTTAGTAGTAACGATGGGTCTGCTTTCTTGGAAGCAGGACAGTCAGATATGCACTGACAATGCTTCTACCTTTGATGTCTTCTGCCCTGGTAGGAATATTGGTATACACAGGCACTTCTAGTCTTCTCTGATGAGCAAGGGAATCAGTGTATAGAACAACTTGGTAGGATATGGGCACAATTCAGTAGTGTAGATGATCTCTGAAGGTTAGAGGATTCTACTGAATATGGCTAAACTGCTAATAATGCCCTGGACCCATTCCATCCCAAAGAAGACTCACATGCACCAactgaaacaaagaaatattCTCTCCAGAatggagagatggaagagagagctGGTGTCTGAAATTTAGCATCTGTATTTCCAGGAGAGCTTCTGAATCATTATGTTGTTCCTGGTTGTAAGTGAAAAGCAGTGTTTCTCTATTACTTATTTTCACTTTGGTCCTCTCCTGTAGCTGAACTCTAATGCTTTCTTTGGAGGAGAGGGTGATAAGGCATAATGTCTGTGTTTCAGACACCAGAAGGCAGGTAGAAGGCATACAacagactcatttatttaacaacgGGGGGGGGGCATTCATATACTCCCAGCACTGAGGCATTCTGATCTGTTGATATCACATGGTCACTGCTCACTGGCTAGGCAAGatcaggatttctttttcttttttttttttaagatcaggATTTCTGATAGCTCCTATTTACAGACTCTCAGGCAGTATTGTGTGGTTGCTCCTCATTTGCTAGGCATGATCAAGACCTCTGACAGCAGCAGGTATACTCCATTTTAGCTCCTTTTTGGCCTGGTAGACTTTCACTTCCTACTATCTCcccattttctttattgcatGCATGATCAGAGGGATCCAGAACTCTTTGCTCAGGCCTTGTTGACCATGCTTCAGGAGAGTGCAATAACGAAACTGTGCCTATCGTAGGTTGTCCTGCCAAACATTACCTGTCATTGacaaccaggagatatttaaatAGCATAAGAATTCACAATACCAACCGCCAACTAATGCATATGTGAG
The sequence above is a segment of the Chionomys nivalis chromosome X, mChiNiv1.1, whole genome shotgun sequence genome. Coding sequences within it:
- the LOC130868339 gene encoding uncharacterized protein LOC130868339, with the protein product MDHFTPNTKRFSQVKEWIFRLTGFLCSLLSSGFGIILASSRYWRLWEFNSKVVQLVYFGLWEAYYHQEFNISGSVTRILVHSPINATWTISPEFRCAQSLILLAMLIKPVVLIFSSAIIKVRIIKASVPDIEILCYKFCVLILVLSSLCTVLSVTWNHVTDLYGKTTLDFPATFPVNKVALMKKHHTHVFSLGVMTTALSLLAIIMFLFEIRSLKLQSNPNVQHVSKQADQKI